Genomic DNA from Garra rufa chromosome 22, GarRuf1.0, whole genome shotgun sequence:
atttgaagaaagcagtggcaaagtgaaaaccaaagattatccgtgatctaaaagctttttcagccgaggaatggtccaagattgcagtagagaggtgatcaacgcttctaaacactgcatttataggtggttttaaataataaaagattctgcaccaaattttacttttgggggttgaataattttgaacatgaacatttagagccaatttgtttgttttttttccattatttatcaatttatgttctcagaataactcaaatgtgtattaaaatactttatctaatagtgtactaatgcctttgtagatttgtttttagaaaaacaaattatctggaacaaaatgtcttgcatgtcaagggggttgaataattccgATTGCAACTATATAGGGACTTTGGTTATACACCattagctgttataaattcactgtaaaccacggcTTCTCAGGGCTTATTGCTTTTTATAAAACAGatagttccggtccttgattctgattagtTGAGCCGCGTTGGAAGCtgctgtaaattactctacaaacatgctctgttttattttgtgaaaccttACTACATATATGGAATactgttttataaaagcaataagccccatgaagctgtggtttacagtgaatttataacagctaagaGGCGAGTTATACCAAAGACTTTATATATAGGGACTTTGTTTATACtcccttagctgttataaattcactgtaaaccacggcTTCACGGGGCTTATTGCTTTTTTTATAAAATGGGTAATTCCGGTCCTGGATTCTGATTAGTTGAGCCGCGTtcgaagctgttgtaaattatcTGTGTGTTGCAGCAACCACTTTGTTGCAACCACAACCGTTTCTGAAAAAACTACATTGATTGGCAgaagaataatgtttttattaatatcattacacAAATGAAGTTCCTCTGAAATAGTTGTGGTTGCAACAAAGTGGTTGTACAGATGTAAACAAAGGTGTATGTTTTAGAGTAATTTATAACAGCTTCGAATGCGGCTCAACTAATCAGAATTAAAGACTGGAACTATCCGTTTTATaataaagcaataagccccaagaagccatggtttacagtgaatttatataCGCTAAGGGGCGAGTCTTCGGTTATACCCCCTAAactgttataaattcactgtaatcCACGGCTTCATGGGGTTTATTGCTTTATTATAAAACGGATAGTTCCAGTCTTTAATTCTGATTAGTTGAGCCGCATTCGAAGCTGTTATAAATTACTCTAAAACGTACACCTTTGTTTACATCTGTGCAACCACTTTGTTGCAACCACAACTATTTCAGAGGAacttcatttgttttattaatatcattacaATTTGCTTTGTTTTAATTTGTGAAACCTACTATGTATATGAAATAACCATTTTATTAAATCAATAAGCCCCAAGAAGccatggtttacagtgaatttataacagctaagaGGCCTAACCACAGCTTCCTGGGGCTTATTGGTTTGTTTTAAAATACCGAGGTTACCAAAATCCGTTTCTTAATCAGAAATGATtgtatattattaacattattacatttttaccatatgtcaaaaaaaatatttttttaaattacaaaaatataaaaaacacagTTTCGCTGATTAAATAGAGCGTTGTAGTTCGTCCGTGTGGGTGGAAGAGAAGCTGCGTACTCACGTCAAGCGCGCGGCCCCTTGAAGTGATCCGGGTCCTTCCGCTAGTTTGTGAATGACATCATTTCTGTGAGAAGTGCGCTGGGATACAAACAAGGGAGGCTGCTGCTCGCTAGCCCGCTAATGCAAGTAGGTCAATCCATGTGCAGAGATATGAAATCAAGGATTTAAAATCTGAGGAGGAAAGCAGTGGTTGGAATTACATTTGTGATGAGACGTTTAAAATTACGCTTGCACTCTTCGCTGTCCAGGGTCCTGTCTTACGAGCGCAAGCCTGTCGACCAGCCTCACTTTTCCACCACCCTTACGTTAGGTAAGAAAGATGTTACAGCTTTAAGGTCATATCAGGACATGGGTCTTTAGCATTCATTTAGCTGTCCTGAATAAATGTAAACGTCAGCACCAGTTCGTGAAATCTCGGGATCAACATGGTCTTGGGTGCGGCTGCTACAAAATTAGCTGAAAATCGCTGAAGACAGATACGTCTTGTGTGTTCAATTATGCAAACGCCATAAAACACTCACGAAAATAGGTCGTTTTCTATAGATTCCTCATTCTAACGTTTATAATATGCACATTGATAATCAGCGATGGTGTCTAAGATTAAATATTAACCTGTTCGTTGCAAGTTCGTAGGAAATGAACAGCAACTGTGTTCGGATCAAATCACATGACTCAGATGTCAGATGTTAGATGCATGACTGCCAGTGCTGACTGCATTTGCAGCCTTTTTTAATCTGAAATGTGAATTAAATCTAGGCTGGGAGAAATGCTGAAGTGAGCATCCTATTTACATCTGCTGTGTGCTGAAATGCAGATCTGACTAATTGTTTGAGACTAATGTGTTTGATCTACATCACACTAACATTTTGTGTGACTCCAAGGCTGCTTTTAGGGAAGGAATCATGGAGTTGCGTGTTGGGAGTAAATACCGTCTTGGGCGAAAGATTGGAAGTGGCTCCTTCGGTGATATTTACTTgggtaaaaattatattatttacactAACTCACTACTGATGGAGATTTTGTGGTGTGAAGTGTCGTCCTAATGTTTAAAACGAAAATCTTTCAGGTGCAAACATCACATCAGGAGAGGAGGTAGCCATTAAACTGGAGAGTGTGAAGACTAAGCATCCACAGTTACATATTGAGAGCAAGTTCTATAAGATGATGCAAGGTGGAGGTGAGAACGGATTTCGTTCAGTTTGCTTTTTGATGCTACGAATAGGTTTCTAGACATGTTTCTTCAATCTCCTTAGTTGGGATTCCCTCGATCAAATGGTGTGGTGCTGAAGGGGACTACAATGTCATGGTGATGGAGCTCCTGGGTCCGAGCTTGGAAGACCTGTTCAACTTCTGCTCGAGGAAATTCACACTTAAAACAGTCCTGCTGCTGGCAGACCAGATGGTAATTGCATTGAAAGTATATTTAAAACAGATCTTAAAGCAAAAAAAGTCATAGTTGTGCTTATACTTAGGGTTGGTTATTTGAACAACCCCGTCCTGCACGGTTTTTGCTACGGATGTGACACTTTCCCTTGGTTTCACAGATGTGGCTTAAGCCTAGACTAAAATGTAggcctgagctgtttcaactgaaagaaacttgcactgactgatattaaaatatatcagtgtttCCTTTCTCAAGATGCACAGTAGTAATGTTTTTATCTAAGgaacgtttataaaaattacttaaatgtcttaactatggcctaatcctgactTAGACTAAGAcctgtctatgaaaccgggcCTTTTTGTCTTGTTGTTGGgagttttgtattattttaataagtGATAATACTTAATGAGCAAAAATCCTATATATTTATATTGAACGAAGGACCTGAGGCATATCAAGGGATCGGAATATCAAATCGAAAACCCTAACAGCCGCATAGCAACATGCTTAAACCCCCAAAATATCATAGCAGTTGAGTAGCAATGCAATAGCAACTATCTTCAATGCCCTAGGGTCATAAATGCACGTTTTtgatatgtaaaaaaaactatatgaAACTTATATGCACTACaagtgaaaagtttttgaacagtaagatttttaatgtttttaaagacgtctcttctgctcaccaagctttttatttgatccaaagtaaagcaaaaacagtaaaactgttaaatatttatactatttaaaataactgttttctatttgaatatattttaaaatgtaaataattcctgtgatttcaaaactgaatttttagcatcattactccagtcacatgctccttcagaaatcattctaatattctggtttgctgctcaaaaacattattattatatggaaaacagctgagtagatttttttttcaggtttctttgatgaatagaatgttcagaagaacagtatttatctgaaatagaaatcttttgtaagattaaaggtctttatcatcacttttgatcaatttaaagcatacttgctaaataaaagtgttaatttctataaGTTCTTTCCCTAAagaatatactgactccaagctttaaatggtatagtgtataatgttacacaagctttttattttacataaatgctgatctttggatcattgtattcatcaaagaatcctgaaaaatgtactcaacagttttaaatattgataataataataataataataatacatgtttcttgaacagcaagccagcatattagaattatttctgaaggatcatgtaacactgaagactggagtaatgatgctgaaaatttagcttttaacacaggaataaattacattttatatgttatattaataatatattcaaacagaaagcagttattttaaatagtaaaatattttataattataccacttttgctgtattttggatcaaataaatgcagagaattctttaaaaacattaaaactcttactgttcaaaaacttttgactggtattagTTTTATGTAATGGAATGCAATATTCTTAAGAAAAACTATACAAAACCTCCTCAATCAATCAAATTTTAAATATGTAGTGCTAAAACATCATTTTAACCCAGAAAAAAATGAATGAtcataatttaatatagattttatACATCTGGGACAACTGTTTGATGTTTACTCTTTCCAGATTAGCAGAATCGAGTACATCCACTCCAAGAACTTCATTCACAGAGACATCAAACCTGATAATTTCCTGATGGGGCTTGGCAAGAAGGGAAACCTGGTCTACATCATAGACTTCGGCTTGGCCAAAAAGTATCGCGACGCCCGCACACATCAGCACATCCCGTATCGTGAGAATAAGAACTTGACTGGCACTGCCCGCTATGCCTCCATTAACACCCATTTGGGCATTGGTAAGGGCACCAGAGAAATGCATTCTGCTGATAAAAGAGGACTCTTTATTTTGGGTTATTCTATATTTACCTTCTGTTTCCACAGAGCAATCTCGACGGGATGATCTCGAGTCCCTTGGCTACGTTCTTATGTACTTCAACTTGGGTTCTCTGCCCTGGCAAGGCCTCAAAGCAGCCACCAAAAGACAAAAGTATGAGCGAATCAGCGAGAAAAAGATGTCAACTCCTATTGAGGTTCTTTGCAAGGGCTATCCATGTGAGTAGATGCAATTTGATTAGCTAGATGACATGAAATTACATTTCTCATTTAACTCTGTTTTCTTTTCCTAATACATCCCCAGCTGAATTTTCAACCTACATGAACTTCTGCCGCTCACTTCGGTTTGATGACAAACCGGACTACTCTTATTTGAGACAGCTGTTCAGGAATCTTTTCCACAGACAGGGATTTTCATACGACTATGTGTTTGACTGGAACATGCTGAAATTTGTATGttctttaaacattttacatttttgtggtGTAGTTTAAATATTGCTCACCTTGTGGGTTTTTCTGACTGTGTCAGGGCTCTAGCAGGACAGCAGAAGATAAAGAGAAGGAGCAGAGGGGTGAGGGAGAGGAGAGGGATGAAAGGACCGGAGGCGGACCGCCGGGATCCGCGGCTCGTGCTTTGCCCTCCGGCCCCAACCTCCCAGCTCCTAACAGGGTGCGCAACGGCCCAGACCCCGCCAGCTCAACACCTGCCTCCCGTGTGCCACAGTCTGGTAAGTCTAAGGATGACCGGAGGTGTTATTGATGTCTGTTCTATTTATAAGTAGGTTATTTTTGAAGTACGTGGTTTCTCCTCCGTATGAAACCACATCCGCCTGACCTTCTGTGTTGTTGGTTATTGAAATCGGCATTTATAACTtacctgttgttttgtttttcagggaACGCATCTCCAAGAGCAGGTCGAGGAGCTGAGCGGGAAAGGAGAGTGTGTTTACGGCTGCACCGCGGTGCTCCTGCCAATGCCTCCCCTGACCTCCCTCTCCGTCATGATCAGATCCGCATCACTCCCCCACAGGTTTCCGTTCACGTACTGGCTTTTCGCTTAATTCCCTGATATTTGTTTTTGCTCTGACCTGTCTGTCTTCCTCACACAGGTCAGCGTTCCATTCGAACACATGGGGAAATGAGCAAGTTCTGTCATTTACTGTTTTTAGGAGGTTAGTGATTTTCTTTCTTGGTCTGGATTTTTCGTTTCGCTTATCCAAAATGCACTGAAATGCAATTCGTACAAATATTGACTTTTCATACACACAATACACCTCTTATATAGCTTGTTTTTAAGTtttgaattaaaattaattagGATATTTTctgttacagtgccttgcgaaagtattcgtACCCCTTCATTTTGTTCACATTTTATGATGCAGCctaatgttaaactgttttaagttacttttttccACAACAGTCTACACTccgtacaccataatgacaaagcacaaaacagatttgtgacaactttgcaaattcataaaaataaaacactgaaatgagtacattgcataagtattcatacccttaactcggtacttagttgaagcacctttacagcctcaaggcacatctgcatttggcaattatctgccattttttctcatctcttcacctctcaagctttgtcagcttggatgggggctggcagacattttcaggttctccagaaatgtttgattgggatcaagcccaggctgtggctgggccactcaaggacattcacagagttgtctataagccactcttgctgtgtgctaagagtcattgtcctgttggaaggtgaaccttctgacaagtgtgaggttctgaatgctctgggctgcattttcattaaggctatctctatattttgctgtgttgagctttcctttTACTCTGACGAGTTCCTCAGTCCCTGCcattgaaaaacagccccacagcatgaggctactACCATCACACTTTATTGTTGGGATGctactgtgcaggtgatgagGTTCGTTAGACCAGAGAAtcctatttctcacaatttgagAGTTCTtcaggtgctttgttgcaaattctgagtgtgttttcatgtgtcttcactgagaagGGGCTTAGGGTTGCCCCTTAAACTGCCATAAAGAccggattggtggagtgttgcagtgatgtttgtccttctgtaagtttctcccatctgcatatatgatcatggagctccactagagtgaccatcaggttcttggtcaccactctagccaaggcccttctccataaattgctcagtttggccaggaggccagttctaggaagagtcctagttgttccaaacttcttccattatggataatggaggctacatgcttctgtgaaccttcagtgcagcagatttttttctgagctCTTTCCCAGATCTGTCTTGACGCAATCCACAGGCAGTTCTTTTCTTTTGAattcagggcttggtttttgctctgatatacattttcagctgttagacatttTATTAAGAAGTGTGtgccaaatcatactcattcaaataatTTGTCACAGGTTAACTTTGTAGTGaattgtagtaacatctacaagcaatatgaatgctcctgagctaaatttcaactgtcccagataagggtataaatacttatgcaatggaatcatttaggttattcatttttaatacatttgcaaagatgttagaaacttgttttttgctttgccgttATTGTGAATGGAGTgaagattgatgtggaaaaaagtaatttaaatcagtttaacataaggctgcaacaacaaaaaatgtaaaaaatgaaggggaatgaatacttttgcaaggcaatgtataaagtcagaaatgtcagGGAAATACAACTGTCCTGATAtcgtaataataaaaaaagcaacTGTTTTGATATaatctcttttttttattaatattattttttagaaaatacatttaagaaaaacaacaggaaatgacattaGAGAGTTCAAGTTCAATATGTTTAATATCAGTGAAACCTTTTATGATGGTTAGGTTAGGGATGGTTAGTTCAGGTTGTAAAATGTGAAATGATACATCTCCCTAAAATTGTgatatttataaatgaataattcCTCATTAAAAATTTAGtaaggatgcatttaattgatcaaaagtgacagtaaagacatttatgacaTGACATAAAATTTCATCAcataaattaaaattctgttcttttcaacttgCTATTCAAAGattttcaaaatttaaaaaatcaccgtttccacaaaatattaagaagcacaactgtcTTCAACATTaagaataataagaaatgtttcttgagcaccaaatcagctttagaatgatttcagaaggatcatgtgatactgaagactagcGTAATGGTtcctgaaaattaagctttgccaaaaataaattacatttaaaatatattaaaacaaaaaacagtcatTTTGACCCAACCACTATAAATAGTTTGCACatacatcacgatttggtcagctacccggatgcgcggccatactggcgatactcggatgtaaacaacagcatagattgcacggttaatatactactgaagatgttgttctgctaatttatgctgtctaaaccacaggaaaaacatgtggaagctgctaaatcatatagaggaggacttagtaagcaggaaagggcgcaatattttgacaaactaaagttaatagctgGTGAAGATACGcaaaagcagtattaattaaaatattagcctaatatttcacctatctgactggaaatgataagaacaagcaCAAATGTTGTTCAGATTTTGTCCTGGAAAtccttcagtttggccaaccacaaacgccttttgttcctcggttttttgcactcttctccttgatttgttataacttttggcagtctgtagtactacAAATGTTTTTCCCCATCAGACCGATACGTACAggtcaaaacatgacaataattgactattttcagtagcaacaatcagcaaaatatgtgagtttcatttggttcagtagcattgtttacattcagtgttgCTAATATGGCAGATTAATGACACGTCATTAAAACACTCTATACTGCACAATAAATAGGTTTCAgtatttaaaaggttttttttcccccaaaactcTTATGTAATTAACTTGCTAAAGTGTGTTTACATTTACTTCATTTTGCAGGATTACAACAGACAACTCCCCTAAAGCATTTATAATCATCTTTCTATGTAAAACGGGAGTGCGACGGAGGCAAGAAGCAGAAAGGAAGGAACCACATTTTTGTAACAGACAAAGTGCTCCCCCGTCCTCACGCACTGCAGGTTGTTGCTGTTGGAATGAGACATCGAAGATACAGACGCATGTGGACAGTGGCTAGCTACAGTTTATCGAGGATCACAAGACTCAAACAGTGGAAGTGGAAAAGAGAATTTAAACCTGCGACCTGATGAAGGTTCTGGTTGTTCTCTGTTTGTCTGAAACGCCAAGAGAAAAGAAGGACTTGCTTGTTGGactgtaaaattaaaattgaatattGATAGAGTGTAACAAATGTATCCCTTGCACAAAAAGTGTTGTATGTTGACACCTTAATGATGTATGAGGTTTCGTGGAACCATCTTTTCCatgttaagtattttaaatatgcaaaagtTATGAATTTCCAAGAATGTTGTTTGCAGTCAGACTGGTGTTTGGCCTGTAGATATCACTGAATGGATGTGTCAAGATTGTACATCGAACAGATAGGAGTTGAATTGTTGGAGCTATTGATATAAATATGGGCTGTAGTGAACTAACATAAAGATCAATTTGAGCATTATTAAAGGCCTGAATTCCACTCTTACAATTACACAGCTGAACAACGTGGTGTAATTTGATATGAAGACTCCTGCATTGACATTATCCATGACAACCTCatttataaataaacacatatCAAAAGTAtaattgtttcatttattttaacaCTAAACATTTTTACACAGCTGGCGTATGAAGTCAAGACAAGAGCTGTTTACTTCCAGTTTATCTAAATCTTTCTGAATGGATTATTAAAATTCCAACGGTTATCGTATAAATCGGTACCACCATGTAAACACTAAAAAAGTGCTCTATAACACGTTAACGTGAAAAGTGGGAAAAGAGCCATTTTGAGTAACTGAAGCGATTCACATAATAAAACTTCATTTCTAAGCTTTACTGCTTTAAATTAaacgaagtaaaagtaaaatcatTCATTATTATCTTTTCCCAACAACTTTCTGCGCAAAACTGTACGTCAAAATGGCTTGAAATCGATGAAAGTTgctaactaaactaaaactaatttgtattaataattcaaatcacacacacagacacacacaaaattttaattattaatacaaaTTAGTTTGCAACTTTCAGTCGAGTCTCCGACATACAAAAAGACCATTACGTTTTTACTCAACTAATAATGTACATGAGCTCTTctagttttaaataaatttgaatcAAATTCTATTTATTAAACAATACCAAGCATTCATTTGTACAATTCTAGCAAACGACGTTCACTATTACATAATTcgtaaaaaaaacagtatttactGTAAATTGCGTCACTAACGtaatgacttttattttgaagtttgTAACGCTACAACCCATTTTAGAAAAAAGAAAACGAAAGGTCCGCTTGGCGTAGCAGACTTCACAGCCGCTTTCCACTTTTATCCCCGTTAAACTAATCCGCAAGAGATTTTATTCAACAGCAAGGGGAGTTGGGAAAAAAGGAACTGCCTTTCAACGACAATCCAAATAAGATTCGATATTAAATCCGTTAGAACTGCCGTGAATACACTGTAAACGGTCCGAAGACGTGGTGAATTACTACATGGGAACAAATATAAAAGGACTGAGCGCAGATTTTCCAACAGAGATCAACGGCGCTGGAATATAAACATGGATGACGGGCAGCAACGATGGCTTTGAAGAATTAAGGCCGAATTGCTTCTCATTTGTTTTCCTTTGTGCTCAGCAAATGGTTTTAAATCTGCGTTTATGTTATTGGTAAGTTGCCGATGGTTTTTGGTAACGTTACTTCGTTTTTTTCCTTACTAATTTTACCTCGGAGTTCAACTATTTGACTCAACTAAATTTATGATAACGTTACTCTTCCAAAGAAGGTAAACGTATAACACGAAAAATAAACGCTGAATGTATTTGACATGATTAACGGTTCACCCAACAATTAAAATTGTGTAATTTAACGTTACACGCCCCAATGTTGATTCAGATttgactgactttttttctcactagTCAGTGTTTACTTTCATTGTGTTTTCTTCAATACAATGAACATGAATGAGTCAGAATGTCATAATACATATTTTTGCGTTCCGCAGAACACACAATTATGTAAAGAACGTCATACAGTTTTTAACAACATTAGACTTATGACAAAACACTAAATTATTGGTTGAAGTTAGCATTACGTTGGTGTAAACAGTGAAGTACCAAGAGTGAGATACACACTAAGATGTTAAGACATATGAATAAACTTACTTTCCCGTTCTTCATACTTTGTAAATAGAAAAATCAATTTCTGCAAACCTAATTTGTCCTtgacttgctttatattttagTTACAGTTAGTGCTTATGTACGGTGGTGTAACCGTTATTCATGTCTGAATACTGCCACACTTTTTAATTTTTGAAGTTTACATTCTAAAATTGAAGTAAACAAATGTGCAACTAATCTTCATACAGTGGTAATCATTGTAGAAATATTCTAGGAAACTAGTagacaaaaaatgttttctaatTCTCTGTTTGTTTTCTAAATCCATATTATTGATCTGGTGAATGATTTATCCATTTATACGTTTCATGAAAAACATGACCttgtaatttttaatcaaaatacacTTCTAGTCAAAAGTTGTTGGACGGTAAgatttaaagaagcctcttctgctcagcaagcctgcatttatttgattcaaa
This window encodes:
- the LOC141297350 gene encoding casein kinase I-like produces the protein MELRVGSKYRLGRKIGSGSFGDIYLGANITSGEEVAIKLESVKTKHPQLHIESKFYKMMQGGVGIPSIKWCGAEGDYNVMVMELLGPSLEDLFNFCSRKFTLKTVLLLADQMISRIEYIHSKNFIHRDIKPDNFLMGLGKKGNLVYIIDFGLAKKYRDARTHQHIPYRENKNLTGTARYASINTHLGIEQSRRDDLESLGYVLMYFNLGSLPWQGLKAATKRQKYERISEKKMSTPIEVLCKGYPSEFSTYMNFCRSLRFDDKPDYSYLRQLFRNLFHRQGFSYDYVFDWNMLKFGSSRTAEDKEKEQRGEGEERDERTGGGPPGSAARALPSGPNLPAPNRVRNGPDPASSTPASRVPQSGNASPRAGRGAERERRVCLRLHRGAPANASPDLPLRHDQIRITPPQVSVPFEHMGK